One genomic region from Ammospiza caudacuta isolate bAmmCau1 chromosome 1, bAmmCau1.pri, whole genome shotgun sequence encodes:
- the RBFA gene encoding putative ribosome-binding factor A, mitochondrial, protein MWGARVAVVPLCCRALRSSVALGGSRNLLRKMLRKNKKKYWYDSPTLGSQTLYKPTKLDFLKKNDLTKTRKEDNVRCRVLNGLIHKAVLEMATTCEVSQEFYDLKLEICKVSLSSNFSACRVYWNPASTVEKDSYVESVLRKSAPRIRYLLKSQQIVGNVPPVVFIKDKEAAAVKEVEDLLAIADFGPPEEEESSQNDLSKLFPSTTQSSDSPMRPNLFGVDHELLNKQIMDYKKMKVSRQTQSFVWTEKQQQQLSKIQKKMKKKKAKNPPDDDDVTPQKHLLDRCEADYWDDNTESASDYELQDELREEVNELDVDDDKTLSQPTGKRK, encoded by the exons ATGTGGGGCGCCCGGGTGGCCGTGGTGCCGCTGTGCTGCCGGGCCCTCCGCAGCTCCGTCGCCCTGGGCGGCTCCAGGAACTTGCTGCGGAAAATGCTACGCAAGAATAA AAAGAAGTACTGGTATGACAGCCCTACCCTGGGATCACAAACG tTGTATAAACCAACCAAGTTggactttttaaagaaaaatgaccTTACAAAAACAAGGAAAGAAGACAATGTGCGCTGCAGAGTCTTGAATGGGCTTATTCATAAAGCTGTGTTAGAGATGGCCACTACCTGTGAAGTCAGTCAAGAATTTTATGATCTCAAGCTGGAAATCTGCAAG GTGTCCCTGTCATCCAACTTTTCAGCGTGCCGTGTGTACTGGAACCCTGCTTCCACTGTGGAGAAGGACAGTTACGTTGAAAGTGTGCTGCGAAAGAGTGCTCCACGTATTCG GTATCTTCTGAAGAGTCAGCAGATTGTAGGAAATGTACCCCCAGTAGTATTTATAAAAGACAAAGAAGCTGCAGCTGTAAAAGAG GTGGAGGACTTACTGGCAATTGCTGATTTTGGACCTCCAGAAGAAGAAGAATCATCTCAAAATGATTTAAG TAAACTCTTCCCTTCAACAACTCAATCTTCAGATTCACCCATGCGGCCTAATCTGTTTGGTGTTGATCATGAACTGCTGAATAAACAGATAATGGActataaaaaaatgaaagtgtcAAGACAGACACAAAGCTTTGTCTggacagagaagcagcagcagcagctttctaagattcaaaagaaaatgaaaaagaaaaaagcaaagaatcCTCCTGACGATGATGACGTTACGCCCCAGAAACACTTACTGGACAGATGTGAAGCTGATTACTGGGATGATAACACTGAATCAGCCTCAGACTATGAGCTGCAGGATGAATTACGGGAAGAGGTGAATGAACTGGATGTAGATGATGACAAAACTTTAAGTCAGCCTACTGGTAAAAGGAAATGA
- the LOC131558611 gene encoding probable 2-ketogluconate reductase, with translation MESQELPYVLVDCIGGRLGVYKDHLGFLKKRFHLITMKEYLENKTLLSKKIRAIYVWYHKPAINEELLQSLPNLKVVASAGVGIDHLDLKLLSSYGVKVSNTPFVVSTDTADMGMALMLASSRRLVEGHEMAVSPNTEYFPVDWLGVEVSGATLGILGMGKIGYKVAERAKAFEMKILYHNRNQRKKEEESAVGAIYCKKIDDLLQQSDFVLLAATLTPQTHKMIGKRELELMKPTATLINISRGLIVDQDALVEALQNKVIKAAALDVTYPEPLPRDHPLLKLKNVIITPHIGSATKKTRWVMMEEMAESIEAGLVGLPIPREVLP, from the exons ATGGAGAGTCAGGAACTGCCTTATGTGCTAGTTGACTGTATAGGAGGGAGACTTGGAGTATATAAAGACCATCTTGGATTTCTGAAGAAACGTTTTCATCTCATCACCATGAAAGAATATCTTGAAAACAAGACACTTCTCAGCAAAAAGATCAGAGCTATCTATGTGTGGTATCACAAACCAGCTATTAATgaagagctgctccagagcttgCCTAACTTGAAGGTAGTTGCAAGTGCTGGAGTGGGAATAGATCACTTGGATCTGAAACTCCTCTCCAGCTATGGTGTGAAGGTGTCCAATACTCCATTTGTTGTTTCCACTGACACTGCAGACATGGGGATGGCTTTGATGCTGGCATCTTCCAGGAGACTTGTGGAAG GCCATGAGATGGCGGTCTCCCCTAACACAGAGTATTTCCCCGTTGACTGGCTGGGGGTTGAGGTTTCTGGAGCAACCCTGGGAATCCTGGGAATGGGCAAAATTGGTTACAAAGTGGCTGAAAGAGCCAAAGCCTTTGAAATGAAGATTTTGTACCACAACAGAAATCAGAG aaaaaaggaagaagaaagtgCTGTTGGAGCTATTTACTGTAAGAAGATAGATGATTTGCTCCAGCAGTCAGATTTTGTATTATTGGCTGCAACCCTAACTCCACAGACACACAAAATGATTgggaagagggagctggagctgatgAAACCCACTGCTACTCTTATTAATATCAGCAGAG GTCTGATAGTGGATCAGGATGCTTTGGTGGAAGCCCTTCAAAACAAAGTTATTaaggcagctgctctggatgTGACATATCCTGAACCTTTGCCAAG ggATCACCCCTTGTTAAAGCTGAAGAATGTTATAATAACTCCTCACATCGGAAGTGCCACCAAGAAGACGCGCTGGGTTATGATGGAGGAAATGGCAGAGAGCATAGAGGCAGGCCTAGTGGGTCTTCCTATCCCTCGTGAggtgctgccctga